A window of Halichoerus grypus chromosome 15, mHalGry1.hap1.1, whole genome shotgun sequence genomic DNA:
GCTCTCTCTCCAACATAGTCATGCTTCCGCTGGTACCGAATTAAATACGTCTTAATGCGGGGCAACCCAGGTGGAAGGGCTTTTGCTGCCTCGTGGGCTTTGAGATGTTGAAGAAGATGCACGTCCTGGATAAAGGCTCTGCCACACTGGAAACATTCATAGTAGTCTTCCTGACTGTGAGTTCTTACACGGCCACAGGTATTTGCATCCTGGATGAAAGACTTCCCACCTTTGTTGCATCCAGAGGACTTACCATTCCGGTGAGTCCTCTGATGTCTGGTGAGGTGTGGCATGAGGTAGAAGGCTTCTCCACATTGTTTACATTCAAAGGGTTTCTTCCCAGTATGGATCTGCTCATGTCTCTCACGAGCTGTCTGGGTAATAAAAGTTCTTTCACAAAATCCACATCTGTTCTCTTGGAGGAAAGGCTTGTCATCCACCGGCTGGGGACTGGTGCAAATTCCAGGAGTAGCACATTCCTGGGGATCCTTTCCTGGAGGCCCTTCCGATTGTTTAGTAAGATATGAGCTCCTCTCAAAATCATCACTGTCATGGCTTCTTTCTTGAGTGGGGGTCTTGGGCTCAGTCATTGTTACCGGACTCAAAGGTTTCTCTTGGTTGACCTGGTACAAATCTGATGGATCATCAGGAGAAGATTCTCCTACATAGACACTGCAGAAGTTACCTACCATCAGATCCTCCATTCCTGCCCCCAAGGATGACTTTTCCATAGGCAGGCTTTGCTCT
This region includes:
- the ZIM2 gene encoding LOW QUALITY PROTEIN: zinc finger imprinted 2 (The sequence of the model RefSeq protein was modified relative to this genomic sequence to represent the inferred CDS: substituted 1 base at 1 genomic stop codon) — encoded protein: MSINVFLVFXELVTFKDVVVDFSPEELTYLSAAQRNLYREVMLENYRNLVSLGYQFPKPDIISQLEEEESRVREEDSNTEICQGESSPDDPSDLYQVNQEKPLSPVTMTEPKTPTQERSHDSDDFERSSYLTKQSEGPPGKDPQECATPGICTSPQPVDDKPFLQENRCGFCERTFITQTARERHEQIHTGKKPFECKQCGEAFYLMPHLTRHQRTHRNGKSSGCNKGGKSFIQDANTCGRVRTHSQEDYYECFQCGRAFIQDVHLLQHLKAHEAAKALPPGLPRIKTYLIRYQRKHDYVGERARQCCDCGRAFSRSSHLIQHYRIHAHERPYQCQLCGRCFSRPSYLTRHYQLHSQEKPDECSHY